In Geotalea uraniireducens, one genomic interval encodes:
- the draG gene encoding ADP-ribosyl-[dinitrogen reductase] hydrolase gives MTISFNIAELRDRARAAFQGLAVGDALGAPVEFMTVGEIKAAHGVLKELVGGGWLRLKPGQVTDDTAMSLCAARALVRAGGWSLPGIAEEFAAWLRSKPVDVGDTCRRGIRNYMLKGTLETPFNQWDAGNGAAMRLLPVALFTLGSDRLLGEYGTSQAHLTHNHPLSDAACLTLGRLVHFALLGYSKSRLRREADQLVADYPTFSFTPYRGLATGYIVDTVQTVFYHFFRTRTFEECVIDTVNQGGDADTTGAIVGMLAGAYYGGDAIPKRWRKKMDRQAMAECGELAERLLELSPLLNGTAE, from the coding sequence GTGACCATTTCCTTCAACATAGCGGAACTCCGGGACCGGGCCAGGGCGGCCTTTCAAGGTCTGGCGGTCGGCGATGCCCTCGGTGCACCGGTCGAATTCATGACCGTCGGCGAGATCAAGGCGGCCCACGGCGTTCTGAAGGAACTGGTCGGCGGCGGCTGGCTGCGCCTCAAGCCGGGGCAGGTGACCGACGACACCGCCATGTCCCTCTGTGCCGCCCGGGCGCTGGTCCGGGCCGGCGGCTGGTCGCTGCCGGGAATCGCCGAGGAATTCGCCGCCTGGCTCCGCAGCAAGCCGGTGGATGTCGGCGACACTTGCCGGCGCGGCATCAGGAACTACATGCTCAAGGGGACCCTCGAAACCCCCTTCAACCAGTGGGATGCCGGCAACGGCGCGGCAATGCGCCTCTTGCCGGTCGCCCTCTTCACCCTCGGTAGCGACCGGCTGCTCGGCGAGTACGGCACCAGCCAGGCCCACCTGACCCACAACCATCCGCTCTCCGATGCCGCCTGCCTCACCCTTGGCCGCCTCGTCCACTTCGCCCTGCTCGGCTATTCGAAATCACGCCTCCGCCGGGAAGCCGACCAGCTGGTCGCCGACTATCCGACCTTTTCCTTCACCCCCTACCGGGGTCTGGCTACCGGCTACATCGTCGACACCGTCCAGACCGTTTTCTACCATTTTTTCCGCACCCGGACTTTCGAGGAGTGCGTCATCGACACGGTGAACCAGGGAGGAGACGCGGACACGACCGGCGCCATCGTCGGCATGTTGGCCGGGGCCTATTACGGCGGCGACGCCATCCCGAAACGGTGGCGGAAAAAAATGGACCGGCAGGCAATGGCCGAATGCGGGGAACTGGCGGAACGGCTGCTCGAACTGTCACCGCTGTTGAACGGCACGGCCGAGTAA
- a CDS encoding radical SAM protein, whose protein sequence is MATSCDRMAKIQGHPCFGGNHHKNGRMHLAVAPKCNIKCGYCSRKHDCANESRPGVTSRVLTPAEAIAKVREVMASELLGPIIKVIGIAGPGDPLANEETFETFRLVGEEFPHLIKCMSTNGLLLPESIDRLHDLDLHSLTVTINALDPAVAARIYGHIFYHGKRYSGSEAAEILIANQLEGVKRAADHGMTVKINTVYIPGINEEQIPLIGRRVKELGAFVMNVMPIIPQAELAHIVPPTPEQLELARAANESVIGQFKHCRQCRADAVGLIGQDVTVGQSACEVPVR, encoded by the coding sequence ATGGCAACGTCATGCGACCGGATGGCAAAAATACAGGGGCATCCCTGTTTTGGCGGCAACCACCACAAGAACGGCCGGATGCATCTGGCCGTCGCTCCCAAATGCAATATCAAGTGCGGTTACTGCAGCCGCAAGCACGATTGCGCCAATGAGTCGCGGCCGGGGGTGACCAGTCGGGTGCTGACCCCGGCGGAGGCGATCGCCAAGGTTCGCGAGGTGATGGCCAGCGAGCTGCTCGGCCCGATCATCAAGGTCATCGGCATCGCCGGCCCCGGCGATCCGCTGGCCAACGAAGAGACTTTCGAAACTTTCCGCCTGGTGGGGGAAGAGTTTCCCCATCTGATCAAGTGCATGAGCACCAACGGCCTGCTGTTGCCCGAGTCGATCGACCGGCTGCACGACCTCGATCTGCACAGCCTGACGGTGACCATCAATGCCCTCGATCCGGCGGTCGCCGCCCGGATTTACGGCCACATCTTCTATCACGGCAAGCGCTATTCCGGCAGCGAGGCGGCGGAGATCCTGATCGCCAACCAGCTGGAAGGGGTCAAACGGGCCGCCGACCACGGGATGACCGTCAAGATCAATACCGTCTATATCCCGGGCATCAATGAAGAACAGATTCCGCTCATCGGTCGGCGGGTCAAGGAACTGGGCGCCTTCGTCATGAACGTCATGCCGATCATCCCCCAGGCGGAACTGGCCCATATCGTCCCGCCCACCCCGGAGCAGCTCGAACTGGCGCGGGCGGCCAACGAATCGGTCATCGGCCAGTTCAAGCACTGCCGCCAGTGCCGGGCCGATGCTGTCGGGCTGATCGGCCAGGACGTCACCGTCGGCCAGTCGGCCTGCGAAGTGCCGGTGAGGTGA